A window of Coraliomargarita sinensis genomic DNA:
GCCACGCCGCTCTCGCAATCGGCGAGTATTATCGCGCGACCAGTGAGACGCAGCTCGGCGACTTTGACCTGATCGACCTCTCGGCCCGCTGCATCACGGCCCAGGCCTTTGCACCGGAGCCTCAGGAGAACGGCATGGCCTACGCCGCACTCGGCTTGCTCTCGTTCAGTCCCGCCAAGGACCGTAATCCGGTCTGGGAGCGTCTGATGGACCCGACTCGCGAGCAACTGGACAAGCTCCTGCTCGAGCGCAGCGATTATCATAATCATTACCAGGCCTTCAACATCGCCAAGGCCGTCACCCGTTTCAGTCTGGGGCTGTCCAAAAAGGATGAAACCGGCCAGCTGATCGACCGCTTCCTTGAGCGCATCGACGCCAAGTCATCCACCGGTTACTTCGATGACGCCGGCGGCGAAGAAGATTCCAAGTTGCACGGCAGCTTTGATATCTACGGCGTGCTCAGTTTTGTCTTCATCCGCCAGGCCCTGCAGCTCCACGCCAATATTCATCTCCGCGAGCGCAAGCTCCCCAGCCTGCGCACCTACTCGGAGAAATACCTCAAGCTCATTCCGGACATCGCCCGTCAGGACGGTACGGCCTGGGCCTACGGTCGCTCGCTTGGCGCCTACGGACAAATGCACTGCATCAGCCTTGCCCTGCAGGCTTTGCGTGACGGCTGGGTCGCTGAGAACCAGCGCGACCTTTATGTGGATGCGATCCGCCGCATGTTCATGAATTTCTTCGTCACTTACCTGGACCAGGAACACGGCTACCTCGTCATTCGCGACGGGGAACGCACGACCGTGCCCTACCACACCACCCGGATGGCGAACTTTGATGCGGCCCGCTACCTTTGCCAGTGGTCCCGTCTCGCACGTTCCGCCGGTGGCAGCGCCGCCCCGAAAAACCCGGTGCCAGCCCGCAAGGTGGCCCGCTACGTCAGCTTCGACAAAACGCACAAAAAGGAGCAGGGCCTCTTCGTTTATCAGGACCCCGACTCCGGCCTCGCATTCCAGTTGCCGCTGCTCGCTTCCAGCAAGCTGGGTAAAGGCACCTCCGGCTATCTCGCCTTCCCGCACTCGCCGGGCATCTTCGACTGGCCGGTCGATAAATACCTGCCCATCATGCAGCCGGAACTTACTTTTGGCGACAAGGTGATCGTACCGTCCTACTACGGAAAGAACGTCACCACCAGTATCGGCCTGCGCAACGCGCTGAACTTTAAATACGACCAGCCCGAGCTCATCACCAAGGACGAGGAGTTCGTCAACGGGCTGGGCAGCTGCAAGGTCACCTGGTCGTTCAGCCGCGGCAAGATCACCTGCGAATACAATTTCTCCGTCAAGCAGCAGGTCCAGCTCGACAAGATGCGCTATGTCCTCGCCATTGCCTCGCCGCACAGCCGCTACCGCGTGGGCACCGCCTTTACGCTTGGCCAGGAGGGGCACCGCACCGAAGTCACCAAGGACGACTTCCAGGCAGAATGGAAGGAGTTGGAAACCGTGACCGAGAACGAAGAATACCGCACTTATTACGGAAACATGCACTACCTGCAGATTCTCGAGCGCGACCGCCCGCTGGTCATGCGCCCGGGCCAGCAGTATCGCATCGCCCTCTCCTTCGAGCCGGACATCGCCTTCGCGGATGAGTGATGCACGTTGTTCGTTGAGGCTTGATCGTTGAACGCTTTTGCGAAACCACTCAGCGGGCAACATTCAACAACCAACAACCAACGAACAACACCATGCTTTCCGTTCGTATCATTCCCTGCCTCGATGTCCACGCGGGACGCGTGGTCAAGGGCGTCAATTTCGTCAACCTGATCGACGCGGGGGACCCCGTGGAACAGGCTAAAGCTTACGAGCAGCAAGGAGCCGACGAATTGGTCTTTCTCGACATCACCGCCTCCAGCGATGAGCGCAATACCATGATCGACGTGGTCGAGCGCACCGCCTCGGAGTGTTTCATGCCGCTCACCGTCGGTGGCGGTCTGCGTAACGTCGGCAACATCCGCGACATGCTCAATGCCGGTGCGGACAAACTGAGTCTCAACACCGCCGCCGTCCTTGACCCGGATCTCATCTCCAAGTCCTCCAGCAAATTCGGCAACCAGTGCATTGTCGTCGCCATCGACGCCAAAAAAGTCGAAGGCGAGAACCGCTGGGAGGTCTTTACCCACGGGGGGCGCAAGCCCACCGGCCGCGATGCCGTGGAATGGGCCAAGGAAGTCGTGGCCCGTGGCGCGGGGGAAATCCTCCTCACCAGTATGGATGCCGATGGCACCAAGGCGGGCTATGACAACGAACTGAACCGCGCCATCACCGATTCCGTTGGTGTGCCCGTCATCGCCTCCGGCGGGGCCGGCACCCTCGACCACCTCGCCGACGCCCTCAAGGAAGGCCACGCCAGCGCCGTGCTCGCCGCCTCCATCTTTCACTTCGGGACCTACACCATAAGGGAAGCCAAGGAACATCTGCGCGACTGCGGCCTGCCGGTCCGGCTCTGAAAAATCTGAATCCGTCTCCGCTTAAAATTACGTTTAAGATTCTGGATTTCCACTCATGGACTGGGACAAGGCCAACTTCCAAAAGATTAACCAGCGCAAAGCCGAAGCCCGGCGCTGGGAAAAACGCGACGAGGAAAGCACAAAGAAGTCTCCGCGCAAGGGCAGTCACCGCCCGGCCTCGAAAAGAAAAAAGCGCGGCAAGAAGTAGTCCATGCGAGCCTAACGGGTCAATCGTGCACGTGGTTCTCGGGTTTTTCGGGGGATGCATTTCCCTGTCTTTTACGATCCACTGTAGAGGCTGCGCTTGCGCATGCCACGATCGTCTTGCGGCCGAAGGTCAAGCCGAGCCTCATCGCGCTATGCGGGTAAAGCTGACCTCTTCGCCAGATTAGGTTTCACAGATTTTAATCTTTCCGGTCCGGATACTGGCATGCGCAAGCGCAGCCGCTACTTATTCCGTTTCGATTTAACTCTGGTGGGAAAGTAAGATCTTTTGTTGGCTCAGGTTCGATGATAATGCCAGTAAAGGTCAGTGGATGGTATTACACTGGGTTATTCTTTTTACCACCCACTCACCCGCTGAGCGGGTTCGTTGGAGACACTAGGGCACTGAGTTTTGGTTTTCTCTTCTCTGTAACTCGGTGGTCTCCAGCGCAGCAGGTGGGAAAAATCTCTCCACCGTGATGGATTCTATTTCTACATCAGAAAATTATAAGATAACCTTGGGCCTACCTCGCTTCGAATTCATAATGAGCTATCGTGGCATACTTGTCGCCATGACAGCATGCCTCGGCGTAATCCAATGAAGAACGGGTCCTCTGCCATCGAGGAACGGTAACTAGGCATAGCTGTAGCCATGGCAGTCCTCTGCCATCGAGGAACATAGTCGTAGCCATCGAGGACCGCTCAAAACAAGGGAGCCAGAGGACCGGCTCGGCTACATCAATTCAATTCTTCCAGATATCGGCCTCACCCCAGGATTCCGCGCAGCTTTGCCACATCCGCTTTCCGGTCCGTCCTCAATTCCAATAGCCTGACACCCGACTCCGGTGAAAGCGAGAGTTCGGCTTTGAATTGGTCCCAACTTTCAATTTGGCGATAACTGATGCTGTGCGCCGCACAAAGTTGTTCGACATCGACGGCCTGCGGGGTGGCAAAGTGGCTTTCAAACACCTCCTTCTGATCGGAAACCGGCAGATATTCGAAAATCCCGCTGCCCGAATTATTGATCAGCAGCACCGTCAAACTGCCCTGCATCTCTTTTTTGGCCAGAAGCCCGTTGCTGTCGTGCAGGAAGGCCAGATCACCGGTGAGCAGAATCGTCGGCTTGCCACGGTGCGCAACCCCCATAGCCGTGCTCAGGGTACCGTCGATACCGTTGGCCCCGCGATTGCAATAGATTGATATGGCACGGTTGCCGGGCCGCCAAAAGTATTCGCCGTAGCGCACACTCATGCTGTTGGCCAGAAAGACGGAAGCATCAATCGGGGCATATTGAGAGAGCAGCCAGGCAACCTTTCCTTCAAAAAGTTCGTCCATGGCATCGAGTGCCTCGTCTAATCGCTTATGGGTCTTCGATTCCACCGATTGCCACTGTTCGATCCAGGCAGACTCCGCCTTCTGATGGGGCAGAAATTCCGCGAGCGCATGCGCGTCTCCATAAAGCGGTGTCGCCACCCGATGCAGCGGATCCGTATTGTCCGAGAGCCGGGTGAGAAGAAAGGAGCTGGCATCGAGATCGCCCAGCCATTGCCGGAGGACTTTACTCGTCGGCAGGTTCCCGATCTGCAGGATTGCCGTCGGCTCCAGTGCTTGCGCCGTTGAGGTATCGCGGAGCAAGGCATCGTAGCTACTGACCAAGGCCTCATTCTCTCCGGCGTGATTGCGCAAAGGGTTCAGCACGTCGGCCAGCACCGGCCAGCCGAGCTTGTGCGAGAGCATGACCACGGCATCGGCAAAGACGTCGTCGCCACAGGGTGGATTCTCCGTGCCCACGACGATGATTCCCTTGGAATGGCTCATCAGACGCTCGACCGCTACGGTGTCGAAACCCTGGCTCGCCGCAACCGCTTCGGTCGGCCGTGTGATTAACGTGGCCGCAGCTTCAAGGTCCCCACCGGAACAAACCGGCTTCGCCCCTGCATCGGGAGCCAGTGGGTCGCGAAATGAGAAATTCAAGTGCACGGGCCCGGGCACCGGTTGGAGGGATTGCGCCACAGCATGCACCAGCGTCTGCCGTAAATATCCGAACAGCTCTGTCTCGGGTAAGGCCAGCTGATGAAAGCGGCGAACGTAGTCGCCGTAAAACTTGAGCTGGTCGATGGTTTGCCCGGAGTGGCAGTCCTGCAACTCCGGTGGACGGTCGGCCGTGAGTAAAAGCAAAGGCGTGCCGCTCATCGAGGCCTCCACGACAGCAGGCATGTAGTTCGCCAAAGCCGAACCGGAGGTGCAGACCAGCGCTACCGGCCGATGGGTCCGCTTGGCCAGGCCCAGGGCAAAGAAACCCGCCGAGCGCTCGTCGAGAATGGTCAGGGCCTCCAGCTTGGGGTTCCGTACTGCGGCCACCGTCAACGGGGTCGACCGGGAGCCCGGCGAGGTCAACACCGTCTGCACGCCCAGGCGCGCGAGAACCTCCATGCTCAAGGCCCCCCAGGCCGAGTTCACATTCGAACGCGACAGGTCGTCGAAAACCTCTGCACTACTCTGCTTCATACTGATTTGTGATACATCAAGAAATACGCGAAAGCAGGCAAGGACAAGTGCACGATGTGATAAACGGGCAGAACGCGCCAACTACCTGGCGCAATCAACCTGACAAATGCTTCAACCCGGCCAGTAAGGCGTCCGCATCGGGCGAATCGGAATGCACGCAAAAGGTGTCGGCCTCGAGCTTGATTGCGCCACCATCGATGGTATCCAGTAATTGACTACGCTGCCAGTTCTCAAATCGCTTGATGGCTGCTTCGGCACTCAGCAGGGCATCCCGGTGGGTGCGGGCAACGAGCCTGCTGTCCGAGGTGTAGGCACGGTCGGCGAAACCTTCGGCCCAGACCCGAATTCCGGCGTTTTGCGCTTTCTTCTTAAAACTGCCGCCTGCCAAAGCGAAAACTCCCAGCGGTAATTCCAACGAAGCCAGCACCTCCAAATAAATGTCAGCATAGTCATGATCCGCTTCCACAGCATGATAAAGACTACCATGGAGTTTGACATATTCGACCTCGACACCGTGCGACTCCGCATAAGCGATAAAGTCGCACAACTGGGCGCTGAGTAGATCACGAAAAGCCCCGGGACTGGGTAATATCTCTCCTCGCCCTCCTTCACTTGCCATACCGGGATGCGCGCCGACCATCACGGCGTGCTCAGCTGCCAGTTGCAGCGTCCTCCTGGTTTTGGCGGCGCTGCCGGCATGCACACCACAGCAGATGTTCGCGGCGTCAACCTGAGCGAGCAGCCGCTCCGTCCGCTCGTCGGACTCGTCTTCACCCAGGTCGCAGTTGATTACAATTCGGCCCATTGAAAGCTAATCTGCGTGCCGGGCGCACATTGTGCAAGTCGATCCCTGTCGGCATCCTTGAAGACAGCGATCTTGGGGTAGCCTCCCACCGTGGGGCCGTCCGCCATGGTCACAATCGGTCGCCCGCTACCGGGCACTTGAATACTACCGGGCAGCACCGGTTCACTCTTGATGCAAGCAGGCACATCAATCGAGGGGCCTTCCAGACGATAGCCTGTCCGGTCGGAATGCTGCGACACCGTCCATTCGGAAGCGACCAGTGTGCTTCGGGCTTCTTTGCTGAAATCCTCGTATTGCGGTCCGGGAAGGAGACTGAACAACTGATTGGAGGCATACCGGCGGCACATCTTTTCAACCAGAATACGACGCGATATTCTTTCGGTCGATACCGGGGGCAGCTTTCGACCGAAAACCAGTTCATCCCCCCGCTTCAGGGCGGCGCCCAGCCCGATGCGCAAATCGGCGGACACACTCCCGAACCATCGCTCGGCTTGGAACCCACCCGGAACGGCTAGATAGGCGAAAAGTCCGCCGGCTTTTGCAGAGCATTCGATCACCTCGCCGGCCTTGAGCTCCCTAGCCGTCCAGGCAGGCACGGCAGGACAAACATCCGCACCCGTCAAAGCGACCCAGGCATCTTCCTGCACCCGAAGCTTCGCCCCCTGCATTAAAATTTCCAGCACCGGCGCATCGGGCGGATTCCCCAGCAAGTGGTTGGCGGCACGCATCGCATGTCGGTCGAGCGCTCCGCCCCGGGGCACGCCGTAACGGAGTAAGCCAACCCGGCCCGCATCCTGCAGCGCCATTCCGGAACCCGGTGATAGGATCTTCAGCGACATTAAAAACAATCAACAGGTTTAAAGCGAAGCCGGTCCCCCGGCGTAAAGAAAAAGACCGCCTCAAAATCCGGCGCGTCCCCCTGCGCGGCCTCAGGGTCGAATAAAGCCCTATCGATTCGCCCTAATAAGTGCCAGCCACCCGGACTGGCCACGGAGTAAATACCACCATGCGCCCCACCAATCGCGACTGAGCCCGGATCGATACGCTTTCGCGGCACTTTCCTGCGGGGCAAATGGAGCCGCGGGTCCAGGCCGTCGAGGTAAGGAAAGCCCGGGGCGAAGCCCATCATACGCACGGTGTAGGTCGACGAGCAGTGCATTTCGACCACCTGATCGATACTCAGGCCAATTTGTTTCGCCACCGACTTGAGGTCAGGACCGTCGTAAGTCACGGGGATTTCGACAATGGCACGCCCCACCTGCTTCGCCTCGTTTGGATCGATCGTTTTCAGCCATGCTGCCAGCTCGCTGACCGGTAGCGGCTCTTTGAAAATAAAGAGGACCGTATCGTAGCCCTCAACGTATTCCAAACACCCCCCGGGCATTTGCCCGCGCAGACAGTTGCAGAGCCCAGCGCGTTCCCCCTCGCTCAAGTCATGGGCCAGTATGCCCGTCTCCCCGTAGGCTTTCAGCGCTACATCCATGCTCACGTCAATCCGTTCTCGGCAGGGTTTGAATCGGGCTTTTCGTGTAGGCGATGGTGTTTGCTTTCAGGGTTTCGCGGAAGGACGTGTTGGGCATCACCACCGAGCGTTTGCCGATAATCGAGCCGGGGTTAAGCACCGCATTGCAGCCGACTTCGGCGTGATCGCCCACCAAAGCCCCGAGTTTACGCAAGCCACTGGAGATGCGTGACCCGTCCGCTAGTTGCACCGGCACATCGGCCTGATCGAGGCGCAGGTTCGAGCAAATCACGCCCGCTCCCAGATGAGCCTTGTTCCCTAAGATCGAATCGCCCACGTAGCTGAAATGCGGCACCTGTACCCCGTCAAGGAGCAGACAGTTCTTAAACTCGCAGGAATTGCCCAGCACACAGTTTTTCCCCGCAATGACATTGCCGCGGATAAAAGCGCCCGGGCGAATTTCACAGCCCTCTCCGATGTAGACCGGCCCCGTGATCGAACAAAAGGGCGGCAGCTTGACGCTGGGATGCAGGTAGACCTGCCCCTCAATCGAGCAGCCGGGCGGTATTTCCTGGGAATACTGAAACTCGCTGCCATCAAGCGATGCCAGTGCCTGCTTGATTAATGGCACCCACTCCCAAGGCCCAAGATCCGGTTTGAAAACCGACGCAAATGGAAGGGACCCGGGGAATTCAAAAAGCTCGTTCGCAGTCTGCATGGTACCACGGTAGCATGCTTCGACCCGACGTGAACAATATTTTGCTGGCATTCGCCGGAAATTTTGTATCCCTGACAGGCTTGCACGACGTAAAAGAAAAACCACGCATGGTGGAACGGGCCATGCTGATCGGCATCACCCTTCCGGGCGAAGACAAACAAAACACCCGCGGGTTGCTGGATGAACTGCGCGAGCTCGTCGCCACACTCGAGATCGGGATCGTTCACGAGCGCGAAGTCGCCATCCGCAAACCACAGGCCAAGTATCTCGTGGGCTCGGGTAAGGCGGAAGAGTTGATCGAGGAGGCCAAGTCCCGCGACTGCGATGTCATCATCTTCGATAACGAACTCACCCCGGCTCAACAGCGCAACTGGGAGCAGGCCGCCGAGGACAAGATTCTCGTCATTGATCGCCAGGAGGTCATCCTGGATATTTTCGGACGTCGAGCGCAGACCAAGGAAGCCGTTCTCCAGGTGGAACTGGCGCGGCTGGAATACAACCTGCCCCGCCTGAAGAGCGCATGGACCCACCTCAACCGCCAACGCGGCGGTGGCGCCATCCAGCGTGACGCCGGTGAGACTCAATTGGAACTCGACCAACGTATGGTCCGCACCCAGATCTCCCGGGTGAAGCACCAACTGGAGAGCGTCATTCAACACCGCGAAGTGCAGCGTAAAAAACGGATGACCGTTCCGGTGCCGACCTGCGCCATCGTCGGCTACACCAATGCCGGCAAATCCTCCCTCCTCAACAAGCTGGCCAATTCCGATATTCTCGCCGAGGACAAGCTTTTCGCCACACTCGACCCCACGTCACGCCGCTGTCCCCTGCCCAGCGGGCAACCGCTGGTGGTGACCGATACCGTCGGCTTCGTCCGCAATCTCCCCCACCGCCTGGTCGATGCCTTCAAGGCCACACTGGAAGAAGCCATCGTATCGAATTTTTTAATACATGTTCTCGATGTGAACAGTCCCGACGTCGAAGCGCATGCCGAGACCACACTGAAAGTGCTCGGCGAGCTTGGGGCCAAAGACAAAAAGATCATCACCGTCTTCAACAAGATCGACGCACTCTGGGACGAAAGCACCCGCCATGAACTGGCGCTAAGATACCCCGATGCCTACTTCATCAGCGCCCACACCGGCGAGGGACTGGACAGCCTGATCGACAAGATGGAGGCGATTATCGAGGAGGACTTCGAGCAGCTCAAACTGCTCATCCCCCACGACCGCTACGACCTTGTGGCCCGACTCCACCGTGAAGGTGGCGTGCGAAAAGAGGAGGTGCGCGATGAAGGCACCTACGTGACCGGCTCCGTGCCCGACCGCTTAGTCACTCTGGTCGAGCCCTATGTCGTGAATGACTAATAGATTTGACCAGTTTCGCGATGTCTCTAGCACGAATTTAACGAAGGGCCTTGCTTCTACCTACCCACTGTCTGGCCTATTATACCAGTGCGAGTTTTATTCGGTCAGCCTCATGTTGGCTATAAACATATGAGCAAGAAGAGCAAAGCTGAACGAAGGGCCATCGTGAAGGAGCTTCAGAGAAAAGAAGAAGAAGAGAAGCCACAGCGCTGGGGGAGGAACCGTTCATTGACGTTAATTAACGTCAATGAACGGTTAAAAGTGAACCCATGCGTATACGAGGTAAA
This region includes:
- a CDS encoding biotin-dependent carboxyltransferase family protein — encoded protein: MSLKILSPGSGMALQDAGRVGLLRYGVPRGGALDRHAMRAANHLLGNPPDAPVLEILMQGAKLRVQEDAWVALTGADVCPAVPAWTARELKAGEVIECSAKAGGLFAYLAVPGGFQAERWFGSVSADLRIGLGAALKRGDELVFGRKLPPVSTERISRRILVEKMCRRYASNQLFSLLPGPQYEDFSKEARSTLVASEWTVSQHSDRTGYRLEGPSIDVPACIKSEPVLPGSIQVPGSGRPIVTMADGPTVGGYPKIAVFKDADRDRLAQCAPGTQISFQWAEL
- the menD gene encoding 2-succinyl-5-enolpyruvyl-6-hydroxy-3-cyclohexene-1-carboxylic-acid synthase; translation: MKQSSAEVFDDLSRSNVNSAWGALSMEVLARLGVQTVLTSPGSRSTPLTVAAVRNPKLEALTILDERSAGFFALGLAKRTHRPVALVCTSGSALANYMPAVVEASMSGTPLLLLTADRPPELQDCHSGQTIDQLKFYGDYVRRFHQLALPETELFGYLRQTLVHAVAQSLQPVPGPVHLNFSFRDPLAPDAGAKPVCSGGDLEAAATLITRPTEAVAASQGFDTVAVERLMSHSKGIIVVGTENPPCGDDVFADAVVMLSHKLGWPVLADVLNPLRNHAGENEALVSSYDALLRDTSTAQALEPTAILQIGNLPTSKVLRQWLGDLDASSFLLTRLSDNTDPLHRVATPLYGDAHALAEFLPHQKAESAWIEQWQSVESKTHKRLDEALDAMDELFEGKVAWLLSQYAPIDASVFLANSMSVRYGEYFWRPGNRAISIYCNRGANGIDGTLSTAMGVAHRGKPTILLTGDLAFLHDSNGLLAKKEMQGSLTVLLINNSGSGIFEYLPVSDQKEVFESHFATPQAVDVEQLCAAHSISYRQIESWDQFKAELSLSPESGVRLLELRTDRKADVAKLRGILG
- a CDS encoding 5-oxoprolinase subunit B family protein produces the protein MDVALKAYGETGILAHDLSEGERAGLCNCLRGQMPGGCLEYVEGYDTVLFIFKEPLPVSELAAWLKTIDPNEAKQVGRAIVEIPVTYDGPDLKSVAKQIGLSIDQVVEMHCSSTYTVRMMGFAPGFPYLDGLDPRLHLPRRKVPRKRIDPGSVAIGGAHGGIYSVASPGGWHLLGRIDRALFDPEAAQGDAPDFEAVFFFTPGDRLRFKPVDCF
- a CDS encoding UDP-N-acetylglucosamine diphosphorylase, which encodes MQTANELFEFPGSLPFASVFKPDLGPWEWVPLIKQALASLDGSEFQYSQEIPPGCSIEGQVYLHPSVKLPPFCSITGPVYIGEGCEIRPGAFIRGNVIAGKNCVLGNSCEFKNCLLLDGVQVPHFSYVGDSILGNKAHLGAGVICSNLRLDQADVPVQLADGSRISSGLRKLGALVGDHAEVGCNAVLNPGSIIGKRSVVMPNTSFRETLKANTIAYTKSPIQTLPRTD
- the hisF gene encoding imidazole glycerol phosphate synthase subunit HisF, with the translated sequence MLSVRIIPCLDVHAGRVVKGVNFVNLIDAGDPVEQAKAYEQQGADELVFLDITASSDERNTMIDVVERTASECFMPLTVGGGLRNVGNIRDMLNAGADKLSLNTAAVLDPDLISKSSSKFGNQCIVVAIDAKKVEGENRWEVFTHGGRKPTGRDAVEWAKEVVARGAGEILLTSMDADGTKAGYDNELNRAITDSVGVPVIASGGAGTLDHLADALKEGHASAVLAASIFHFGTYTIREAKEHLRDCGLPVRL
- the hflX gene encoding GTPase HflX, producing MLRPDVNNILLAFAGNFVSLTGLHDVKEKPRMVERAMLIGITLPGEDKQNTRGLLDELRELVATLEIGIVHEREVAIRKPQAKYLVGSGKAEELIEEAKSRDCDVIIFDNELTPAQQRNWEQAAEDKILVIDRQEVILDIFGRRAQTKEAVLQVELARLEYNLPRLKSAWTHLNRQRGGGAIQRDAGETQLELDQRMVRTQISRVKHQLESVIQHREVQRKKRMTVPVPTCAIVGYTNAGKSSLLNKLANSDILAEDKLFATLDPTSRRCPLPSGQPLVVTDTVGFVRNLPHRLVDAFKATLEEAIVSNFLIHVLDVNSPDVEAHAETTLKVLGELGAKDKKIITVFNKIDALWDESTRHELALRYPDAYFISAHTGEGLDSLIDKMEAIIEEDFEQLKLLIPHDRYDLVARLHREGGVRKEEVRDEGTYVTGSVPDRLVTLVEPYVVND
- a CDS encoding LamB/YcsF family protein, with the protein product MGRIVINCDLGEDESDERTERLLAQVDAANICCGVHAGSAAKTRRTLQLAAEHAVMVGAHPGMASEGGRGEILPSPGAFRDLLSAQLCDFIAYAESHGVEVEYVKLHGSLYHAVEADHDYADIYLEVLASLELPLGVFALAGGSFKKKAQNAGIRVWAEGFADRAYTSDSRLVARTHRDALLSAEAAIKRFENWQRSQLLDTIDGGAIKLEADTFCVHSDSPDADALLAGLKHLSG